One Oxobacter pfennigii DNA segment encodes these proteins:
- a CDS encoding sulfide/dihydroorotate dehydrogenase-like FAD/NAD-binding protein: MTYESVDCVDAGTDYCPCYLSETNDCLICSQLQGKLFCDCINWKGVCIYQEYIWNGSRRKDSRENINASVLNIFMLNEKVIFIKLKVSRTLARELNQPGSYIFIKNSNYPEFFNTPMSVMYADEINGTIDLLIQVRGIKTKIFQKTLDSFQIRGPYWNGIMGLKNLKKVSNKNCLMVVRGIAQAPSVGVAKKLKFSNNNVYVIFDEGTSNTSISKEYFDKLGCEIKEMSIMENRSISSAASAFIKETINEKDIDLIFSGGTDIIHKEIIEIKNSFSKDILLACTNNANICCGEGICGSCNTRLKDGKRIKACKAQADPEEILGGIYR; the protein is encoded by the coding sequence ATGACTTATGAGTCAGTAGACTGTGTAGATGCAGGGACCGATTATTGCCCTTGTTATCTTTCCGAAACCAATGACTGTCTAATATGCTCCCAGCTTCAGGGCAAGCTTTTCTGTGACTGTATAAACTGGAAGGGCGTGTGCATATATCAGGAATACATCTGGAACGGCAGCAGGCGAAAGGACTCCAGAGAAAATATAAACGCTTCTGTTTTGAACATTTTCATGCTTAATGAAAAAGTAATTTTTATTAAGCTTAAAGTTTCTCGGACCCTCGCTAGAGAGCTTAACCAGCCGGGTTCATATATATTTATAAAAAACAGCAATTACCCTGAGTTTTTTAATACTCCTATGTCGGTAATGTATGCAGATGAAATAAATGGAACCATAGATTTACTTATTCAAGTCAGGGGGATAAAAACTAAGATTTTTCAAAAAACTTTAGATTCATTTCAGATAAGAGGCCCATATTGGAATGGAATAATGGGGCTTAAAAATTTAAAAAAGGTTTCAAACAAGAACTGTCTTATGGTAGTAAGAGGCATAGCTCAGGCACCTTCCGTAGGCGTGGCTAAAAAACTTAAGTTTTCAAATAACAATGTATATGTAATATTTGATGAAGGCACATCGAATACTTCAATTTCTAAAGAATACTTCGATAAATTAGGCTGTGAAATAAAAGAAATGTCAATCATGGAAAATAGGTCCATTTCATCAGCTGCTTCTGCTTTTATAAAAGAAACTATAAATGAAAAGGATATAGATCTAATTTTCAGCGGAGGCACAGATATAATTCACAAAGAAATAATAGAAATTAAAAATTCATTTTCAAAAGACATACTTTTAGCATGTACAAATAATGCTAATATATGCTGCGGTGAGGGTATTTGCGGAAGCTGCAATACCAGATTGAAGGATGGGAAGAGAATAAAAGCCTGCAAGGCTCAAGCTGACCCTGAGGAAATCCTAGGAGGTATATATAGATGA